The Arthrobacter russicus genome has a segment encoding these proteins:
- a CDS encoding sensor histidine kinase: MKHVYRCAASWGAPVVALLFFAAGSLLVFDRPSWFWLWGQDWMIIYRFLLPILLAMAFSARFPAASVLVALLTLIGQFSGFLPTMFGVIDLPTYFGLVAVFFFAAFNGNRATLWLSVAGSVLAAALVGAMIADLGARDWQRASSTPWVIWGSYFGEAPQFLVLFLLAVVAGYALKTGRERSSLQAEKAEAEDARRQIELELARSEERNRISHELHDVLGHSLAVVIAQADGARYLAAQRPEAVPQALSEISLAARGALNDAQAVFEDSAENSPGLAELPDLLQTVRETGLPVDWLESGERRPLGPALQLALYRVVQESLTNALKHGGTDARVEVALSWQEDHLTISIDSANGADPAGPSGGGHGISGMRQRTAALGGSLLAEPTSIGFLVRAVFPIKEFPAEQVVL, translated from the coding sequence GTGAAGCATGTTTACCGTTGTGCCGCCAGCTGGGGCGCCCCGGTTGTGGCGTTGCTGTTTTTCGCCGCCGGCTCGTTGCTGGTTTTCGATCGGCCGTCGTGGTTTTGGCTTTGGGGCCAGGACTGGATGATCATTTACCGCTTCCTGTTGCCGATCTTGTTGGCGATGGCGTTCTCCGCCCGGTTTCCGGCGGCCAGCGTGCTGGTGGCCCTGCTGACGCTGATCGGGCAGTTTTCCGGCTTCCTGCCGACGATGTTCGGCGTGATCGACTTGCCGACCTACTTCGGCTTGGTCGCGGTGTTCTTCTTCGCGGCGTTCAACGGGAACCGGGCGACGCTCTGGCTGAGCGTGGCCGGATCCGTGCTCGCGGCGGCCCTGGTCGGGGCGATGATCGCCGATCTCGGGGCCCGGGACTGGCAGCGGGCCTCCAGCACGCCCTGGGTGATCTGGGGCAGCTATTTCGGTGAAGCACCGCAGTTCCTGGTGCTGTTCCTGCTGGCCGTGGTTGCCGGCTACGCCTTGAAGACCGGCCGGGAACGGAGCTCCCTGCAGGCCGAAAAGGCCGAGGCGGAGGACGCGCGCCGCCAGATCGAACTGGAATTGGCCCGCAGTGAAGAGCGGAACCGGATCTCGCATGAACTCCATGACGTGCTGGGCCATTCGCTGGCCGTGGTGATCGCCCAGGCCGACGGCGCCCGGTACCTGGCGGCACAACGTCCGGAGGCGGTGCCGCAAGCGCTCTCGGAAATCTCGCTCGCCGCGCGTGGCGCCCTCAACGACGCCCAGGCGGTCTTCGAAGACTCCGCGGAGAACTCGCCGGGGCTCGCCGAGCTGCCGGATTTGCTGCAGACCGTCCGGGAAACCGGGTTGCCGGTCGATTGGCTGGAATCGGGGGAGCGCCGTCCGCTTGGCCCGGCGCTGCAATTGGCGCTGTACCGGGTGGTCCAGGAGTCGCTGACCAATGCGCTCAAACACGGCGGCACCGATGCCCGCGTCGAGGTCGCTTTGAGCTGGCAGGAAGACCATCTGACGATCTCGATCGACTCGGCCAACGGTGCGGATCCCGCCGGGCCGTCCGGCGGCGGGCACGGGATTTCCGGAATGCGGCAGCGCACGGCCGCGCTCGGCGGCAGCCTGCTTGCCGAACCGACAAGCATCGGATTCTTGGTCCGGGCGGTCTTCCCGATCAAGGAGTTCCCGGCCGAGCAGGTGGTGCTTTGA
- a CDS encoding response regulator transcription factor has translation MRILLVDDQALFRAGIKMLLESQPDLCCVGEAEDGLQAVAQAAQLQPEVILMDLQMPGLDGVLATREIMAVARAKGRPGPKIIALTTFRQDKAVLAAMRNGASGYLLKTADPEFLLASIRAVHKGQSVIVADAGGGLFSRAAPAPDHESVERLSAREKEVLLLVATGLGNPEIAAALFLTEATVKSHVRSILAKLELKTRVQLVSFAYRKHLLS, from the coding sequence GTGCGGATCCTCTTGGTCGACGACCAGGCGCTGTTCCGAGCCGGCATCAAAATGCTGCTCGAATCCCAACCGGACCTGTGCTGCGTCGGCGAAGCCGAAGACGGGCTGCAGGCGGTGGCCCAGGCCGCTCAGTTGCAACCCGAAGTGATCCTGATGGATTTGCAGATGCCCGGGCTCGACGGCGTGCTGGCCACCCGGGAGATCATGGCCGTAGCTCGGGCAAAGGGCCGGCCCGGTCCCAAAATCATCGCTTTGACGACCTTCCGGCAGGACAAAGCGGTGCTTGCCGCAATGCGCAACGGGGCCAGCGGTTACTTGCTCAAGACCGCGGATCCGGAGTTCCTGCTGGCTTCGATCCGGGCGGTGCACAAGGGCCAGTCGGTGATCGTGGCAGATGCCGGTGGCGGACTGTTTTCCCGGGCCGCGCCGGCACCGGACCACGAATCGGTGGAGCGGCTGTCTGCCCGGGAGAAGGAAGTACTCCTGCTGGTCGCGACCGGTTTGGGCAATCCGGAGATCGCCGCGGCCCTGTTCCTGACCGAAGCGACGGTGAAGAGCCATGTGCGCAGCATCCTGGCGAAATTGGAACTGAAGACCAGGGTGCAATTGGTTTCCTTCGCGTACCGCAAGCATCTGCTCAGCTGA
- a CDS encoding VOC family protein: protein MALRLVQVNFKAGDDSALGRFWAEALSWGISSEGPGVSNLEPLGFNWPDPAAVCIDLVTVPDPETVAYRAHLDLNSSSTADQAELVARLVQLGATAVDVGQGEVPWTVLADPEGNLFCVLEPRELYQAAGPIAAVVVDCADPRAMARFWGEAMDWTLHELSDDLARFRSSAGVGPYLEFIRRPEPLQGVGRVHLDLLPYAGDDQAVEVARLKALGASAADVGQGEVPWTVLADPEGNEFCVLSPR, encoded by the coding sequence ATGGCGTTGCGACTTGTGCAAGTGAATTTCAAGGCCGGGGACGACTCGGCACTAGGCCGTTTCTGGGCCGAGGCACTCAGCTGGGGGATCTCCAGCGAAGGGCCCGGGGTGAGCAATCTGGAGCCTTTGGGGTTCAACTGGCCGGATCCGGCCGCGGTCTGCATCGACCTGGTCACGGTGCCGGACCCGGAAACCGTGGCCTACCGGGCGCACCTGGATCTCAACAGCAGCTCGACGGCGGACCAGGCGGAACTGGTTGCCCGCCTGGTGCAGCTCGGCGCGACCGCCGTGGACGTCGGTCAGGGCGAGGTGCCTTGGACGGTGCTGGCGGATCCGGAAGGCAATCTGTTCTGCGTGCTGGAGCCGCGAGAGCTCTACCAGGCCGCCGGGCCGATCGCCGCCGTCGTCGTCGACTGCGCGGATCCGCGGGCGATGGCCCGGTTCTGGGGCGAAGCGATGGACTGGACGCTGCACGAACTCAGCGATGACCTGGCGAGATTCCGTTCCTCGGCCGGGGTGGGGCCGTACCTGGAGTTCATCCGCCGCCCGGAGCCATTGCAGGGGGTGGGCCGAGTCCATCTCGATCTGCTGCCCTATGCCGGTGACGATCAGGCGGTCGAGGTGGCCCGGTTGAAAGCGCTCGGCGCGAGCGCGGCCGACGTCGGTCAGGGCGAGGTGCCCTGGACGGTGCTGGCCGACCCCGAAGGCAATGAGTTCTGCGTGCTTTCGCCGCGTTGA
- a CDS encoding IMPACT family protein gives MQYRVLADDSRHRHELLVKQSRFIAVLQRVSDESAVRDLLAGLRREFRDARHFCSAYLLGPDQEIQRSNDDGEPAGTAGAPMLDVLRQRPDPAGRPDTPGQPALSDVCVVVIRYFGGTLLGTGGLIRAYSDAASGVLGTARTIPRTLFSVYRLTVPHAVAGRYQHELSRAGCRLGEARYADAASLEVAIESGGSAEFRLRELVAAIDRSAAASTLLQPVGTTWIDG, from the coding sequence GTGCAATACCGCGTCCTGGCCGATGATTCCAGGCATCGCCACGAGCTTCTGGTGAAACAGTCCCGGTTCATCGCGGTGCTGCAACGCGTGTCCGACGAGTCGGCAGTCCGGGACCTGCTCGCCGGACTCCGCCGGGAGTTCCGCGACGCCCGGCATTTCTGCAGTGCCTACCTGCTGGGGCCGGACCAGGAGATCCAGCGCAGCAACGACGACGGCGAACCCGCCGGCACCGCGGGAGCGCCGATGCTCGATGTCCTGCGGCAGCGGCCGGACCCGGCGGGCCGGCCGGACACTCCCGGCCAGCCCGCGCTTTCCGATGTCTGTGTGGTCGTGATCCGGTATTTCGGCGGTACCCTGTTGGGCACCGGAGGCCTCATCCGGGCCTATTCGGATGCCGCTTCCGGAGTGCTCGGCACCGCGCGGACCATTCCGCGAACCCTGTTTTCGGTATACCGGCTGACCGTGCCGCATGCTGTGGCCGGGCGTTATCAGCACGAGCTCAGCCGGGCCGGCTGCCGGCTCGGCGAAGCCCGCTATGCCGATGCCGCGAGCCTGGAGGTCGCGATCGAATCCGGCGGTTCCGCGGAATTCCGCTTGCGTGAACTGGTTGCCGCCATCGACCGGTCGGCGGCGGCAAGCACGCTCCTGCAACCGGTCGGAACCACGTGGATCGACGGCTGA
- the coaE gene encoding dephospho-CoA kinase, translating into MLSIGLTGGIAAGKSLVAAKLAELGAVLIDADALAREVVAPGTAGLAEVVEAFGPELLLADGSLDRPALAAKIFADGTLRQRLNQIVHPLVRARAAELKRAAGPESIVVQDIPLLVETGQGPGFHLVLVVDVPVELQLARMQETRGLDGPAAQERIAAQASRAERIAAADLVIDNSGPAEATLATVAALWQDRLLPFAENLAAGRRAARSGPPILVPEDPSWPAQAARLSARIMAGLAGAAQTGEVLGVDHIGSTSVPGLAAKDVIDLQLRVESLAAADALAAGLAAAGFPVVPGDWADTPKAFDPDPAHWRKRLHGNSDPGRAVNLHVRVSGSAGADYALAFRDWLRADSAARAEYLAEKRRVAALHASDPGTAGYAEAKEPWFTEVAEPALEAWKTRSGWQPPRV; encoded by the coding sequence ATGCTTTCAATCGGACTCACCGGCGGAATCGCGGCAGGGAAATCCCTGGTCGCGGCGAAACTCGCAGAATTGGGCGCGGTGCTCATCGACGCCGACGCGCTGGCCAGAGAGGTCGTGGCGCCGGGCACTGCGGGCTTGGCCGAAGTAGTCGAAGCCTTCGGCCCGGAGCTGCTGCTGGCCGACGGCAGTCTGGACCGACCGGCCCTGGCCGCGAAGATCTTCGCCGACGGGACGTTGCGGCAGCGGCTCAACCAGATCGTCCATCCTCTGGTGCGTGCCCGGGCAGCGGAGCTCAAGCGGGCGGCCGGTCCGGAGTCGATCGTGGTGCAGGACATTCCATTGTTGGTCGAGACCGGTCAGGGCCCGGGATTCCACTTGGTCTTGGTGGTCGATGTTCCGGTGGAGCTGCAGCTCGCCCGGATGCAGGAGACCCGGGGACTCGACGGGCCGGCCGCACAGGAGCGGATCGCGGCGCAGGCGAGCCGGGCCGAGCGGATCGCGGCGGCCGACCTGGTGATCGACAATTCCGGGCCGGCGGAGGCAACGCTGGCCACCGTGGCGGCCCTGTGGCAGGATCGGTTGCTGCCATTCGCCGAGAATCTGGCTGCCGGACGCCGTGCTGCGCGGTCCGGGCCGCCGATCCTGGTCCCGGAAGATCCTAGCTGGCCGGCCCAGGCGGCCCGGCTTTCCGCACGGATCATGGCCGGGCTGGCCGGAGCCGCGCAGACCGGTGAGGTGCTGGGCGTGGACCACATCGGATCGACCTCGGTGCCGGGGCTGGCCGCCAAAGACGTGATCGACCTGCAGCTGCGGGTGGAGTCCTTGGCGGCGGCGGACGCGCTTGCCGCCGGACTGGCAGCCGCGGGTTTCCCGGTCGTACCCGGGGACTGGGCGGACACGCCGAAGGCGTTCGATCCGGACCCGGCGCACTGGCGGAAACGGTTGCACGGAAATTCGGATCCGGGCCGGGCGGTGAACTTGCACGTCCGGGTGTCCGGTTCGGCCGGCGCGGATTACGCCTTGGCCTTCCGGGACTGGCTCCGGGCGGATTCCGCGGCGCGGGCCGAATACCTGGCGGAAAAACGCCGGGTGGCAGCACTGCATGCTTCGGATCCGGGCACGGCCGGCTATGCCGAGGCCAAAGAGCCCTGGTTCACCGAGGTGGCCGAGCCGGCGCTGGAGGCATGGAAAACCCGGAGCGGCTGGCAGCCGCCCCGGGTTTGA
- a CDS encoding DUF4190 domain-containing protein — MSENYGQQSVPPNQPQPGVPQYPAQPDPNAAANYNYPSPAGNYPPAAGGDYPGKTLGIVGLVFAFVFPLAGWIISAIAGKQSKAVGMPNTPAKVGLILSIIFTIIGVVFIIIYIIAIVAIVNSGYTIDGRY, encoded by the coding sequence ATGAGCGAAAACTACGGGCAGCAATCTGTGCCGCCGAACCAGCCGCAACCGGGCGTGCCACAGTATCCGGCACAACCGGACCCGAATGCGGCTGCGAACTACAACTACCCGAGCCCGGCCGGCAACTACCCGCCGGCCGCCGGCGGCGATTACCCGGGCAAGACCTTGGGCATCGTCGGCTTGGTCTTCGCCTTCGTGTTCCCGCTGGCCGGCTGGATCATCAGCGCCATTGCGGGAAAACAGTCGAAAGCCGTCGGCATGCCGAACACGCCGGCCAAGGTCGGTTTGATCTTGAGCATCATCTTCACGATCATCGGCGTGGTCTTCATCATCATCTACATCATCGCCATCGTGGCGATCGTCAATTCCGGCTACACGATCGACGGCCGGTACTGA
- the uvrB gene encoding excinuclease ABC subunit UvrB — protein MSLAQEINRVVAPFEVISEYQPAGDQPTAIAELAERINNGEKDVVLLGATGTGKSATTAWLIEQVQRPTLVMVQNKTLAAQLANEFRELLPNNAVEYFVSYYDYYQPEAYVPQTDTFIEKDSSVNEEVERLRHSATNSLLTRRDVVVVATVSCIYGLGTPEEYVAGMVTLRQGEEMNRDDLLRKFVSMQYTRNDTDFHRGTFRVRGDTVEIIPMYEEQALRIEFFGDEVEKIYTLHPLTGEVIREETEMYVFPASHYVAGPERMARAVAQIETELAERLKVLEGQNKLLEAQRLRMRTTYDLEMMQQMGFCNGIENYSRHIDGRDAGSAPHCLIDYFPDDFLLVIDESHVTVPQIGAMYEGDMSRKRTLVDHGFRLPSAMDNRPLKWDEFLERIGQTVYLSATPGKYELGKSDGVVQQIIRPTGLIDPEVVVKPTKGQIDDLLGEIRTRVERDERVLVTTLTKRMAEDLTEYLLGHGVKVQYLHSDVDTLRRVELLRELRLGTFDVLVGINLLREGLDLPEVSLVSILDADKEGFLRSATSLIQTIGRAARNVSGEVHMYADKITDSMAKAIDETNRRREIQVAYNTEHGIDPTPLRKKIADITDSLAREDADTKSLLDSAGKGRSRGKAPTPVRHDGLAAVPAEDLVDLIEQMTAQMHAAAAELQFELAARLRDEVGDLKKELRQMQAAGHA, from the coding sequence ATGAGCCTGGCCCAAGAGATCAATCGAGTCGTTGCGCCCTTCGAAGTCATCAGCGAATACCAGCCCGCCGGGGATCAGCCGACGGCGATCGCCGAGTTGGCGGAGCGGATCAACAACGGGGAAAAAGACGTGGTTTTGCTCGGTGCCACCGGTACCGGCAAATCGGCGACCACCGCTTGGTTGATCGAGCAAGTGCAACGGCCCACTTTGGTGATGGTGCAGAACAAAACCCTGGCCGCCCAGCTGGCGAATGAATTCCGGGAACTGCTGCCGAACAATGCGGTCGAGTATTTCGTCTCCTATTACGACTACTACCAACCCGAAGCCTATGTCCCGCAGACCGATACCTTCATCGAAAAGGACTCTTCGGTCAACGAAGAAGTCGAAAGGCTGCGGCACTCGGCGACGAACTCGCTGCTGACCCGGCGGGACGTGGTGGTAGTCGCCACGGTTTCCTGCATCTACGGCCTGGGAACGCCGGAGGAATACGTCGCCGGAATGGTGACCCTGCGCCAGGGCGAGGAAATGAACCGGGATGACTTGCTGCGCAAGTTCGTCAGCATGCAGTACACCCGCAATGACACGGACTTCCACCGCGGTACTTTCCGGGTGCGCGGGGACACCGTCGAAATCATCCCGATGTACGAAGAGCAGGCGCTGCGCATCGAGTTCTTCGGCGACGAGGTCGAAAAGATCTACACCTTGCATCCACTGACCGGAGAAGTGATCCGCGAAGAGACCGAGATGTACGTTTTCCCCGCCTCGCACTACGTGGCGGGTCCGGAACGGATGGCCCGGGCGGTCGCCCAGATCGAGACGGAACTGGCCGAACGGTTGAAAGTATTGGAAGGCCAGAACAAATTGCTGGAGGCGCAACGGCTCCGGATGCGCACCACGTACGACTTGGAAATGATGCAGCAGATGGGCTTCTGCAATGGCATCGAAAACTACTCCAGGCATATCGACGGCCGCGACGCCGGGTCCGCGCCGCACTGCTTGATCGACTACTTCCCGGACGATTTCCTGCTGGTCATCGACGAATCGCATGTCACGGTGCCACAGATCGGTGCGATGTACGAAGGCGATATGTCCCGGAAACGGACGCTCGTGGACCACGGGTTCCGGCTGCCGTCGGCGATGGACAACCGCCCGCTCAAATGGGATGAATTCCTGGAGCGGATCGGCCAGACGGTGTATCTCTCAGCGACGCCGGGCAAATACGAATTGGGCAAATCGGACGGCGTGGTGCAGCAGATTATCCGGCCAACCGGCTTGATCGACCCCGAGGTCGTGGTGAAGCCCACCAAGGGGCAAATCGACGATTTGCTGGGCGAGATCCGGACCAGGGTGGAACGGGACGAGCGGGTCCTGGTCACCACGCTGACCAAGCGGATGGCCGAAGACCTCACCGAATACCTCTTGGGGCACGGCGTCAAGGTGCAGTACCTACACTCCGACGTGGACACCCTGCGCCGGGTGGAGCTGCTGCGCGAATTGCGGCTGGGCACTTTCGACGTGCTCGTGGGCATCAACTTGCTCCGCGAAGGTTTGGACTTGCCGGAGGTGTCGTTGGTCAGCATTCTGGATGCCGACAAGGAAGGGTTCCTGCGCTCGGCCACCTCGTTGATCCAGACCATCGGCCGAGCGGCGCGGAACGTTTCCGGCGAGGTCCACATGTACGCGGACAAAATCACCGATTCAATGGCCAAGGCGATCGACGAGACCAATCGGCGCCGGGAGATCCAGGTTGCGTACAACACCGAACACGGGATCGATCCGACACCGCTGCGGAAGAAAATCGCCGACATCACCGATTCGCTGGCCCGGGAAGACGCCGACACCAAGAGCTTGCTCGATTCGGCTGGAAAAGGCCGCTCCCGGGGCAAAGCGCCGACGCCGGTGCGCCACGACGGACTGGCCGCGGTGCCGGCGGAAGACCTGGTGGACCTGATCGAGCAGATGACCGCCCAAATGCATGCCGCAGCGGCCGAGCTGCAATTTGAGCTGGCCGCCCGGTTGCGCGATGAAGTCGGCGATTTGAAGAAGGAGTTGCGCCAGATGCAAGCCGCCGGTCATGCCTGA